A window of Rhododendron vialii isolate Sample 1 chromosome 11a, ASM3025357v1 genomic DNA:
AACCCCATTTTACTGTAgtatacaaatattttttttgcagtGTTGCTACAACCCCACACACTtgcacacacaaatacacaaactCCTCTTACATGAGGAGTGGGGCACTCACACACTGCACACACACAATGAATGATCTTGTAAGAGTTGATAGCATCTAGATGTCAAAACCTAAAATCTTAGAAGGAAGCAAAACCTATCCCTGACGGTCAGGGCTTGACCACCGAGCAAACCTGGGTCTACTATCGTACACACATTGGAGTATTATTCGTGGATTGATGGGGTTCATACTTCTTATGTTTATGTGGGTATGTGACAATAATATATCTTTCATAAGTGCACATATTTGATTGCGCGAGCATATCACAGACAACCATaaccttttcaattttttagaagGCCCTTGGagcaagcaccacgtggcggtgctcTAGGAACAATTAATAATTTTCCGTCCACTAAGACTGCATTTCCTGATTTGTATCACTTAATTTTATCTGTATCCGTGCTTCCTAGTTCGggattaaacattttattggaaaatTAAGAATCGTATAAAGAAATCATGGATACATAATACATGCATGATTTAATTCCTGAATGTAACTAAAGAGTCTTCTATGAAGTGCTCATGTATGCAGGGTGTTCGATTTTTTGGAGGATTCcgacctaaaaccaattggcaataggtggaatagcctctagattttaCTAACCAATTCTggatggcttagatgagcgatgtgggacaagtttaacactccccctcacatGCAGCCtcgatgcacgtggaggtgacagactaGGAGACTAGAGCTGAGCGATTGACTTGAGCaacagagatgacagagacttttccacgagaggtgaggccatCCAAGAGCTAGCTCCGATACCATGTTAAGAAAAGCATAATGATATGTTATTGATTGTGTATGAAACATAACCTTAACATGCCTTTATATAAGCTACAAAGATTTAGTAACTAAGATACCTAAACCAAGGAAATATGCATAACAAGGAAACCTATACTAACTaggaaacataaataacaatctGCCTAAACATAAAACATATTAATAAAGCTTAGAAAACATGGTAATTGAATATTTCTTAATATTATGTTAACACACACCCCCACCCAATACTCAAGTAGGTCTAcaaacttgagtttgaaaaaatcATGAGAAATCAGGAGCAACCAAGCCAAGAGAAACCAGGAGCAGTCAAGCCAAGAGAAGCCATGAGCGAGAGAACCAAGAGAAGCCAGGACAATAGAGATTTGAGGTGAAAAGCCAGGTTAATAGAGATTCAAGGTGAAAACCCATTGCTTGGGCTAGTTACATATTACTACGAGTGCCCGGCGGGTGGCGATGAAGCTTAGGCCGTCCTCTGAGAGCGAAATTCCACAGGGTCTAGAtcttatagctctgatacctgttagatttcttggagagttccaacctaaaatcaattggctatAGCTGGAATAACCTTTAGAATATATGAACCAAGCATGGGTGGCTTCAATGAGTGATGTGGGACAAAGTCTAACAAGGAAGGGCCAGAAGTGCCTTGGTTCTTGCACATGGCTAGGTTCGTATTGCAGCATATTGAGATTGCATGTAGAATGAAGTGAGGTACAATATGATCTGTAGAGAAGTAGTTTAACTCTAAATAGGTGACAAAGGGACTTGAATGACAATATGACAGGTGAAGTAAAGTTATAGAATCCTTCCTCACTTTTTCATAGTCCCTCTAACTAACTTCCCTTCCCAGGTTTCGCCATTTTGCCATCAAACACTCCCAGTGCTACTTGTTAAAACTTGTGTCTTGCGGACTTACAGTTACTTCTTACTACTGATGCTGGGTGTCTTATGAACTACAGAACAATCGCGCAACAAAGAGAGACACAAACTATAAAAGTTAGAGAAACGCTCTCTAAACtctttttcattcaataataaTCAATAATTGCTTTATCCTGAAGGCCTACAACTTATTATATAGGTAGAAAATCCTAACTCTAATTGATTCACGCGAAAAGGCAGCCGAATCAATTAAATACCgaaatttaccaaaaatggaaaattcaggATAAAAGAAACactagaaaatatagaaaattctaTGACTTCTCCCAAAAGAACGGCTTATTTCGGATTTTCCTTGCCCAGGTTATCAATAAGTCAAATTTTTCCCGGCAAATTATTTGGGCTTTTGGAGGCCTAAACAGCGACGAATGCCCAAAAAACGACGTAGGCCATGGCAAAGCGATGGGTCTTGATCGTTGGGCCGTTTCGCATAGAACATGGGTGGGCCCGACTAGAAATTCCATCATTGCAAAATTACGGTTTTGCCACTCTAGGTTTAAAATGCCTAAAGTAGGCTTCCTCTTGGGCGACTGCATTAACTACTATTACCAATCCTTGGTTGCCACATCTACCACCAATACTTGATTGCCACATATACTACCAGTGCTTGACTAGCACTTCTGCTACCCCTGACTAGCTACCAcatcattaatcatttttttacttgTGTAAGAACATACTTGCGTTCTTGATAAATCAAAATAGCATCTATGCATAAATCCTTGAGAAATGTACTTGATTTTGACATGTCTAGATGCTAAATGTATTTTGGCAACCAGTTTTAGATATTTTGTGTAGTTATTTTGGTGAAAATACACCTGCCTTGAAAATAAATGGGCTTATGGGAAGCAGTTGACGTCGTGGAATATTTGCTTACAGATTTTGGTTAACAGAAAATCATACAGTAGTGATGAAGTGATTTTCTCCTGCAGCCAGGAACTTGGTTCTTCTCATTCTTTTTATGCAAATGAGACCTGCCTCTCAAAATAAATAGGACAAACTGAGTTAAGACATTTGTAGCTACATGTGTCCCTCTCCATTTCACACTAGCCATGTTGGAACCCTTGCCAGGACACATTCCCTGGGTTCGCCACATGAAGAGATCTGGGCATCGCTATGACACCCTCTCTCTAATAGCTAGTTTTTGGGTTGGATTTTACCCAAGATTTTATAGTATGGTACCACAACCATAATACCAAGGACGGCTAGGGTTCATGTTGTTGGCTTGCAAGCGGCATGTGTTGTTCATTAAGACAAAGTGTGTTGAAAAGCTAAGTTTAGTATCATGTCACTCAACAGCACATTAAGAGAAAGTGTATTTAAAAAGGTAAGTTTAGTATCATGTACACTCAACAGCACATGCCGTGCGCAAGCCACGGTCATGAACCCTGGCCATCCTACTTTGTAAATACCCTTCACTGAGAGAAAGGGGTTTCAGCAAAAGAAGAAATCTGTGTCACTCGTTAAGCTCCCATTCAAGTAAATGATATTAGTGTGTTTTGTTGAATAGCCTATACATGATTGATTCCTTATTCTATTTACTTTGGACACAGTTTTTAGCATTTGTACCTTTTGGACAAAGAGGAACAATTCCTAcgtcttcaattttattttcacTCCATTGCAAACATGTGTAAAGTAGTCACCCGGTTGGTTATCTGCATCACAAAATTTAAGttgtctattttttatttggtctGAATATTGACCTTCGTTCTCCCTTCTATTGGACTTTTAGGTACGAAGCCAACTTCATTAACAAAATTGTAGGAGTACTCAAAAGTAAGCTAGCTGGCAAGCACCTGAGGGTTGGCAACCACCTAATAGGCATGGATTTTCGAACTAAACATGTTAGTTTGTGGTTAAACAATAGGCTATCTGGAGTTGGCATTCTTTTGATATctggaatgggtggaataggGAAGACAACGATTGCTAAAGTTGTGTACAACTCAAACCAGGGTAGATTTGATGCTGCTTGTTTTCTCCCAAATATCAGAGAAGTTGCCAAGGGACCCGATGGATTGGTTTCTTTGCAAAGACAACTTCTTTCAGATATTTTAAGGAAAGAAGAGCGCAACGTGAAAGATATTGATGATGAATATAGGAGGATGAAATATGCGTTAACCAACAAAagagttcttcttgttcttgatgatGTGGATGAGACGGACCAACTATATGCATTACTTGGTCATCAAGATTGGTTTACTCCAGGAAGTAAAATTATCATAACTGCTAGGCTAGTGAGCGTGCTAAATGGTTATGAAAGTTATCAAGTGTATATGCCTGCAAAGTTATCCTTCTATGATTCACTTGAGCTTTTCAGTTGGCATGCTTTTGGACAAAATAGTCCTATTAAAGGTTTTATGGAGTTATCAAAATTATTTGTGCGACATTGTGAAGGGCTTCCTTTAGCATTGCAAGAATTGGGGTCTTCATTGCGCAGGAAAAGCTTAGATATATGGGTAAGTGCATTACAGAAATTGGAAGCAATTTCTAACAAGAGAATTCTGGAAAAACTCGAAATAAGCTTTGATTCTTTACAAGATCAGCACGATAAAAATCTCTTCCTTGAGATAGCTTGTTTCTTTGccggaaagaagaaaaatgacaCGATCACAATACTCAGTGGATGTGACTATTTTGCACTTGTTGGAATTCATAATTTGGTCGATAGAAATCTCTTAACAATTGAAAATGATAAGCTCAGAATGCATCCGTTACTTCAAGACATGGGAAAACAAATTGCTTGCCGCGAGTCTAAGTATCCTGAGGAGCGTAGCAGAATATGGCTCCCTAAAGAGTCCCTGAACGTATTACTTGAAAAATGTGTAAGAAACATGCTTCTCATATTGATCTGTATTGCTTTTCTTGTTCGTCAACTATCTATTTTtctgctttttctttatttgttaaaATCCTCTCTGAAGGGTACAAAAGCAATTGAAGGCCTCATTCTTGACATGATGTTGAAGAATGAGAATGTAAGTTTGGCTCGTCGTTCCGGGCACTTCCTTGAGTACCCTGCTTTCGGAAATTCAAACCTGGTATTGGAAACTAAGGCATTTGGAAAGATGCGTAACCTGAGATTGCTCAAGCTCAGTGGTGTACTACTCTCTGGAACTTATGAGGCATTTCCCAAAAGAATAAGATGGTTGTACTGGCGTGGTTTTCCCTCAAGATCTTTCCCCAATGGATTTCCTATGGAGTACCTGGTTGCTCTTGACATGCGTTATAGCAACTTGAAACGACTTTGGAAACGAACGAAGGTAAGATACTTTAGTTTGTATCCCCCTTTTTTATCTGATTAGAATTAATCTTTAACATGCGTGAATGAGAGCAACTTTTGAACTTGTCTGGCACTATTGTCTCTTTTTGTATTAGGTTCTTGGAGCATTGAAAATCCTAAATCTCAGTCACTCCATTAAACTTGCCAAAACTCCAGACTTCTCAACAATCCCCAATCTAGAGAAACTGATTCTCAAAGATTGTCCAAGTTTGGTCGAGGTGGATGAATCCCTTGTAAAACTAGAGATGCTTTCTTCATTGAATCTAAGAGATTGCAAAACTCTGAGAAAGCTTCCGAGAAATATTAGTATGGTAGAATCCCTTGCTGAAATTAATATTTCTGGTTGCTCAAATCTTGTGGGGGCAGTAGGTGAGCTGGAGAAGATGAGATCACTGATAGTGCTTCATGCTGATACGATAGGTATATGGTACTGGGTTCCAAAATCAATGATAAATGAAATGTTATTGGTCTCTTTAGTAAGCCGTTTGAAACATCTATTCCTTACTAAGTGCAACATCACTGGTGATGAATTTCCCAACGATCTTGGTAAACTCTCCAATTTGAAGCAATTTTTTCTGGGTGGAAACCCTGTTTCAAGCCTACCAAAAGCCATTAAAGATCTTACGGGGCTCCAAATGCTGGATTTGTCTCGGTGTCGAAAGCTCCAGCAGATTCATTTTCCACCGATTGGTTTAGAGGAACTGGTTGTTACAGAGTGCCAAGCATTGGAAAAAATAACCTACGAGACTTCGGCCAGTATAAAGAGGATCTTGCATGGTGCTTGCATGAGTTTAGATTACGTTGAGGGTGGTTTCAAGATCTTACCTGTCAAAAAAGTCGATGTGGAACTGATCAACAAAATTGGATTCTTCAACTTGGACTCCATGGAAAATGTTGAGGCGTTCGTTGTGAACTTAATTGTATGGAGTAGAAAGAAGTGTCCCAtccaggttctctctctctctctctctctctctctctctctctctctctctctctcatgcatttAACCGTCATGACTATGGGTTTCGATTTCACAGATACTGCAAGAACGTAATATATTCAGCACATTTTTTCCTGGGAGAGAAGTTCCACCCTGGTTTAGCTACAGGAACCGTGGATCCACTGTATCTTTAACTATGACTTCATCATCTGCTCATTGCCGTATTTCAGGCTTGAATCTTTGTTTGGTATATACAGTTCCTGAAAATCTGGATTGGTTGACCGAACCTTTAGAAGTGGAAGTATGTAACAAGAGCAAAAGGATGAAGAGGGTTTACACACCAAGGTGCTATGGCATTCCAGAAGCAGGTGGAGATATGGTGTGGTTAAGCCATTGGCTACCTGAACCAACAGTTTTTCAAAAGGGCGATGAACtgcaagttttgttcaatttgaaAGTTGATGGACAAATTAAGGAGTGCGGAGTCCACATTTTTTGTTTCAGAGAGGATGAGGTGGGC
This region includes:
- the LOC131307846 gene encoding disease resistance protein RPV1-like, whose translation is MATSKSQKPSSSSSSNPECKGRYDIFLSFRGLDTRKKFTDHLYHALVREGFQTFRDDDEIDRGEVIKSELLEAIRNSRMSVIVLSENYANSTGCLFELHTILQLCKKSDHFVLPVFYEVEPLVVKEQSKNLIFEKKEVTVEKVKVWSAALKEVASMAGMVFRKDSDGYEANFINKIVGVLKSKLAGKHLRVGNHLIGMDFRTKHVSLWLNNRLSGVGILLISGMGGIGKTTIAKVVYNSNQGRFDAACFLPNIREVAKGPDGLVSLQRQLLSDILRKEERNVKDIDDEYRRMKYALTNKRVLLVLDDVDETDQLYALLGHQDWFTPGSKIIITARLVSVLNGYESYQVYMPAKLSFYDSLELFSWHAFGQNSPIKGFMELSKLFVRHCEGLPLALQELGSSLRRKSLDIWVSALQKLEAISNKRILEKLEISFDSLQDQHDKNLFLEIACFFAGKKKNDTITILSGCDYFALVGIHNLVDRNLLTIENDKLRMHPLLQDMGKQIACRESKYPEERSRIWLPKESLNVLLEKCGTKAIEGLILDMMLKNENVSLARRSGHFLEYPAFGNSNLVLETKAFGKMRNLRLLKLSGVLLSGTYEAFPKRIRWLYWRGFPSRSFPNGFPMEYLVALDMRYSNLKRLWKRTKVLGALKILNLSHSIKLAKTPDFSTIPNLEKLILKDCPSLVEVDESLVKLEMLSSLNLRDCKTLRKLPRNISMVESLAEINISGCSNLVGAVGELEKMRSLIVLHADTIGIWYWVPKSMINEMLLVSLVSRLKHLFLTKCNITGDEFPNDLGKLSNLKQFFLGGNPVSSLPKAIKDLTGLQMLDLSRCRKLQQIHFPPIGLEELVVTECQALEKITYETSASIKRILHGACMSLDYVEGGFKILPVKKVDVELINKIGFFNLDSMENVEAFVVNLIVWSRKKCPIQILQERNIFSTFFPGREVPPWFSYRNRGSTVSLTMTSSSAHCRISGLNLCLVYTVPENLDWLTEPLEVEVCNKSKRMKRVYTPRCYGIPEAGGDMVWLSHWLPEPTVFQKGDELQVLFNLKVDGQIKECGVHIFCFREDEVGKYFHTIYHSWDSNMFRVVALQEEEEAAAAGEDAEGGGGDEKEVTT